Proteins encoded in a region of the Streptomyces sp. NBC_00258 genome:
- a CDS encoding dihydrofolate reductase family protein, which translates to MTATYTFDVFSSLDGFGAAGGNWTGYWGKQGPELLDHRLALYTEEQRMVFGANTYRAFAQMLESSTEESDVRDPWVTRMRNLPATVVSTTLEGPLDWPDANIVSGDAVDVVARLKEESEVPLRSHGSLSMNRALMDAGLVDRVQVTLFPVITGQTGLDPIFHGAADFDLELIESRTLDGDIQELIYRPTLHG; encoded by the coding sequence ATGACCGCCACCTACACGTTCGACGTCTTCTCCAGCCTCGACGGATTCGGCGCCGCCGGCGGCAACTGGACCGGCTACTGGGGCAAGCAAGGCCCCGAGCTCCTCGACCACCGCCTCGCCCTGTACACCGAGGAGCAGCGGATGGTCTTCGGAGCCAACACTTATCGGGCGTTCGCGCAGATGCTGGAATCGAGTACCGAGGAGTCCGATGTGCGTGACCCATGGGTCACGCGGATGAGGAACCTGCCGGCAACGGTGGTCTCGACCACACTGGAAGGACCCCTCGACTGGCCGGACGCGAATATCGTGAGCGGCGACGCTGTCGACGTCGTCGCCCGGCTCAAGGAGGAGTCCGAGGTGCCGTTGCGCTCGCACGGCAGCCTGTCGATGAACCGGGCGCTGATGGACGCCGGTCTGGTCGACCGCGTCCAGGTGACGCTCTTCCCCGTGATCACCGGTCAGACCGGACTGGACCCGATCTTCCACGGTGCGGCCGACTTCGACCTGGAGCTGATCGAGAGCCGGACACTCGACGGCGACATCCAGGAGCTCATCTACCGGCCCACCCTGCATGGTTGA
- a CDS encoding alpha/beta hydrolase family protein gives MSSFSLPRRGFLAATALAMSPLVGTPAARAQSRPALRSAIRLRLPAPTGPCTIGTVSLRLVDRSRPDPWMPSVGHRELMISVWYPALAPHRGQRLAPYMERGAAERFDALEPHRIPPGTVDWAGTRTHAYQQAPADPRGGRRPVVLYSPGVGDPRGWGTLLAEELASHGYVVVTVDHTYESPGVQFPDGSVKTNEVLFEEFARAQREGTVPALLEKTLRTRVADARFVVDRLDALPHGLAEVLDTHRIGLAGQSGGGFTAAQSMYEDRRIRAGIDLDGTLEFNQEPNGTNLSPVAAHGLDRPFLLMGREGIDHARTEPSWAAFWSHSTGWRRDLTLRGSRHQTYTDLAAVMPQTGLGQDIVEETIGTIDPARAVTVIRACVTSFFDRWLRERNDHVLDGPSAGLPDVTFVQ, from the coding sequence ATGTCGTCCTTCTCTCTTCCACGCCGCGGGTTTCTGGCAGCGACCGCTCTGGCGATGTCGCCGTTGGTGGGTACGCCTGCCGCACGGGCCCAGTCCCGGCCGGCCCTCCGCTCGGCGATCCGGCTCCGTCTCCCCGCCCCGACGGGACCGTGCACGATCGGTACGGTCTCGCTCCGTCTGGTGGACCGTAGTCGGCCCGACCCATGGATGCCGTCGGTGGGCCACCGCGAGCTGATGATCAGTGTCTGGTATCCGGCCCTCGCGCCACACCGCGGGCAGCGCCTCGCGCCGTACATGGAACGCGGAGCGGCCGAGCGATTCGACGCCCTGGAGCCGCATCGCATCCCGCCGGGCACAGTGGACTGGGCGGGCACACGCACGCACGCCTACCAACAGGCGCCCGCGGACCCACGCGGCGGGCGTCGGCCGGTGGTGCTGTACTCGCCAGGCGTCGGCGACCCTCGCGGCTGGGGCACCCTGCTGGCCGAGGAACTGGCCAGTCACGGCTACGTCGTTGTCACCGTCGACCACACCTACGAGTCTCCGGGCGTGCAGTTTCCCGACGGCTCGGTCAAGACGAACGAGGTGCTGTTCGAGGAATTCGCGCGGGCCCAGCGTGAGGGCACCGTTCCCGCCCTGCTGGAGAAGACGCTGCGCACCAGGGTCGCCGACGCCCGCTTTGTGGTGGACCGGCTCGACGCGCTGCCGCACGGGCTGGCGGAAGTGCTCGACACCCACCGGATCGGCCTGGCCGGCCAGTCGGGGGGCGGATTCACCGCCGCTCAGAGCATGTACGAGGACCGGAGAATCCGCGCCGGGATCGACTTGGACGGCACCCTGGAGTTCAACCAGGAACCCAACGGAACCAACCTCTCACCGGTTGCCGCCCACGGCCTGGACCGCCCCTTCCTCCTGATGGGCCGTGAAGGCATCGACCACGCGCGAACCGAGCCGTCATGGGCGGCGTTCTGGTCGCACAGCACCGGATGGCGCCGCGACCTGACCCTGCGCGGCTCCCGGCACCAGACGTACACCGATCTCGCGGCAGTCATGCCCCAGACCGGTCTCGGCCAGGACATCGTCGAAGAGACCATCGGCACGATCGACCCCGCCCGTGCGGTCACGGTGATCCGAGCGTGTGTCACCTCGTTCTTCGACCGCTGGCTGCGGGAACGCAACGACCATGTTCTGGACGGCCCTTCAGCGGGTTTGCCCGATGTCACCTTCGTCCAGTGA
- a CDS encoding VOC family protein, which produces MSSIKKFQVTFDCAEPERVARFWCEVLGYVAPTPPEGFATWDDFNRSLPPEDRDSWFACSDPSGVGPRLFFQRVPEGKVVKNRVHLDVRAGTGLVGAERLATLEAESTRLIALGAVHVRTLLADDDNESCIVMQDIEGNEFCLD; this is translated from the coding sequence ATGTCATCGATCAAGAAGTTCCAAGTCACCTTCGACTGTGCAGAACCTGAGCGCGTCGCTCGTTTCTGGTGCGAGGTGTTGGGGTACGTCGCACCGACGCCACCGGAGGGATTTGCCACTTGGGACGACTTCAACCGCTCCCTGCCTCCGGAGGATCGGGATTCATGGTTCGCCTGCAGTGATCCCTCAGGTGTGGGCCCCCGACTGTTCTTTCAGCGCGTTCCCGAAGGCAAGGTCGTCAAGAATCGGGTGCATCTCGATGTGCGGGCCGGCACGGGACTCGTGGGTGCAGAGCGCCTGGCCACGCTCGAGGCCGAATCCACACGACTGATCGCACTCGGCGCGGTACACGTGCGCACCCTCCTTGCCGATGACGACAACGAGTCATGCATCGTGATGCAGGACATCGAGGGCAACGAGTTCTGCCTCGACTGA
- a CDS encoding alpha/beta fold hydrolase, producing the protein MAFVLIHGASFGANCWDELIPHLSAQALAVDLPGRGTRAEVDLGTVTLADCADAVREDVEAKDLRDVVLVGHSFAGVTIPRVLDLIPDRIRHVALVSAVVPADGSRVLDQIDPGVRGLVEQSIADGVYHQTREGAAAMLCNDMDEVTTASTLNRLADDSAALLREAVDLSGYRREIPRTYVHLTRDQCYVEELQQRSISLLGPDVIDLDTGHMAMISAPEKLAAVLNAIHG; encoded by the coding sequence ATGGCGTTCGTTCTCATCCATGGGGCGAGCTTCGGCGCGAACTGTTGGGACGAGCTGATCCCTCATCTAAGTGCGCAAGCGTTGGCGGTCGACCTACCGGGGCGCGGAACCAGGGCTGAAGTCGACCTGGGCACGGTCACTCTCGCGGACTGTGCCGATGCGGTCCGCGAGGACGTCGAAGCGAAGGATCTGCGCGACGTGGTACTGGTCGGTCACTCCTTCGCGGGCGTCACGATCCCGCGCGTCCTGGACCTCATACCTGACCGGATCCGCCACGTCGCCCTTGTGTCGGCCGTGGTGCCGGCGGACGGTTCCCGGGTGCTTGACCAGATCGATCCGGGAGTGCGGGGTCTGGTGGAGCAGTCCATCGCCGACGGCGTCTACCACCAAACCCGCGAGGGCGCCGCCGCGATGCTGTGCAACGACATGGACGAGGTGACCACAGCGTCCACCCTGAACCGGCTGGCCGACGACTCGGCCGCCCTGCTGCGCGAGGCTGTGGACCTGAGCGGCTACAGACGCGAAATTCCCCGGACGTACGTGCATCTCACGCGCGACCAGTGCTACGTCGAGGAACTTCAGCAGCGATCCATCTCGCTGCTTGGGCCCGACGTCATCGATCTCGACACCGGCCACATGGCCATGATCAGTGCGCCTGAAAAACTTGCCGCCGTCCTCAACGCCATCCACGGCTGA
- a CDS encoding aldo/keto reductase, protein MHTRTLGQDLRVSAIGLGAMGMSQSYGPNPGDRSAMVAVLRGAVDRGVTFFDTAEVYGPYVNEELVGEALAPVRDNVVIATKFGFRIENGASVGLNSRPEQIRAVATASLQRLGLETIDLFYQHRVDPQVPIEEVAGTVAELVQEGKVRCFGLSEAGAETIRRAHSVHPVTAVQSEYSLWTRDPESQILPTCAALGIGFVPFSPLGKGFLTGAVDASTSFAADDVRTTIPRFTAENRAANQALVDHIASLAEAKDATPGQLALAWLLAQHPWIVPIPGTRRIARIEENIGATQLPLSADELSGLNALADRVGVQGDRYNEHHMSLVDK, encoded by the coding sequence ATGCACACTCGAACACTTGGGCAGGACCTGCGGGTCTCCGCCATCGGTCTCGGCGCCATGGGAATGTCCCAGAGTTACGGCCCCAACCCCGGTGATCGAAGCGCCATGGTCGCCGTGCTCCGCGGGGCCGTGGACCGCGGAGTCACGTTTTTCGACACCGCGGAGGTGTACGGCCCATACGTCAACGAGGAACTCGTCGGAGAGGCCCTCGCTCCGGTCCGTGACAACGTGGTGATCGCCACGAAGTTCGGCTTTCGTATCGAGAACGGTGCGTCAGTCGGACTCAACAGCCGGCCCGAGCAGATCCGTGCCGTCGCGACGGCCTCACTCCAACGGCTCGGGTTGGAGACGATCGACCTGTTCTACCAGCACCGTGTCGATCCACAGGTGCCGATCGAAGAGGTCGCCGGCACGGTGGCCGAGCTCGTGCAGGAGGGCAAGGTCCGCTGCTTCGGGCTGTCGGAGGCCGGTGCGGAGACCATCCGTCGTGCTCACTCGGTCCACCCGGTCACGGCAGTGCAGAGCGAGTACTCGCTGTGGACCCGGGATCCCGAGTCACAGATCCTGCCGACGTGCGCGGCGCTCGGCATCGGATTCGTTCCCTTCAGCCCGCTCGGCAAGGGGTTCCTCACCGGGGCCGTGGACGCCTCGACGTCGTTCGCGGCCGACGACGTCCGAACAACCATTCCACGGTTCACGGCCGAGAATCGAGCGGCCAACCAGGCTCTCGTCGATCACATTGCATCGCTCGCGGAGGCCAAGGACGCCACACCGGGACAGCTCGCGCTCGCCTGGCTGCTTGCGCAGCATCCGTGGATCGTTCCGATTCCCGGAACGCGGCGCATCGCGCGCATCGAGGAGAACATCGGCGCCACTCAACTACCGCTCTCCGCCGACGAACTGTCGGGCCTCAACGCACTCGCTGATCGGGTCGGGGTGCAGGGAGACCGCTACAACGAGCACCACATGTCACTGGTCGACAAGTAG
- a CDS encoding amidohydrolase family protein has protein sequence MSSGLIDVHAHLLPDFYVQQATAAGHAHPDGMGGWPTWSVQAHLDLMDRNGIDTAMLSMSSPGVHFGDDDAARLLARRVNEYTAELTRDHPGRFGNFVSLPLPDVDGSLQEIVFAFDELDADGVALLTHTHGVYLGDQRLDPVFAELDRRRAVVFLHPTSPVCWEQSALGRPRPMVEYIFDTARAVTDLVMAGVLTRHPNMQVIVPHGGGAVPVLADRINEFMRLFLTSEKSPSLDAVQQLQGLYYDMAGTAFPRQVPALLKLVGPDRVLFGSDYCWTPPPLADAHIAAIDAAESPVEGSTWRSLTTANAKRLFPGPGR, from the coding sequence ATGTCCTCCGGCCTCATCGACGTCCACGCCCACCTGCTGCCCGACTTCTACGTCCAGCAGGCGACGGCGGCGGGCCACGCCCACCCCGACGGCATGGGCGGCTGGCCCACGTGGTCCGTGCAAGCGCACCTGGACCTGATGGACCGCAACGGCATCGACACCGCGATGCTCTCCATGTCCTCCCCCGGCGTGCACTTCGGCGACGACGACGCGGCTCGCCTCCTCGCCCGGCGTGTCAACGAGTACACCGCCGAGCTGACCCGCGACCACCCCGGCCGGTTCGGCAACTTCGTGTCGCTTCCCCTACCCGACGTGGACGGCTCGTTGCAGGAGATCGTATTCGCCTTCGACGAACTCGACGCCGACGGCGTGGCCTTGCTGACGCACACGCACGGTGTGTACCTGGGCGACCAGCGCCTCGACCCGGTCTTCGCGGAACTCGACCGCCGCCGGGCTGTGGTCTTCCTTCACCCGACCTCACCGGTGTGCTGGGAACAGTCCGCACTCGGCAGACCGCGGCCGATGGTCGAGTACATCTTCGACACGGCCCGTGCCGTCACGGACCTGGTGATGGCGGGCGTCCTGACGCGCCATCCGAACATGCAGGTGATCGTTCCGCACGGCGGCGGCGCGGTTCCCGTCCTGGCTGACCGCATCAACGAGTTCATGAGGCTGTTCCTGACTTCGGAGAAGTCACCCTCCCTCGATGCCGTCCAGCAACTACAGGGCTTGTACTACGACATGGCGGGCACAGCCTTCCCACGCCAGGTCCCCGCACTGCTCAAGCTCGTCGGTCCGGACCGCGTGCTGTTCGGCAGCGACTACTGCTGGACGCCTCCCCCGCTGGCCGATGCCCACATCGCGGCTATCGACGCGGCCGAGTCACCGGTTGAGGGGTCCACGTGGCGTTCCCTGACAACGGCCAACGCGAAGCGCCTGTTCCCGGGGCCAGGTCGGTGA
- a CDS encoding Na+/H+ antiporter, with amino-acid sequence MIGLELVVLLGVAVLVGQFVAQRLGVAPPVVLLVVGALVGLVPAVRQTQLPPEVVLLLFLPVLLYWESLTTSMREIRTNLRGIALLSTVLVILTAWAVAVAGHALGLPWGPAWALGAAVAPTDATAVGVLARSLPRRQVTVLRAESLVNDGTALVIFGLAVGLTVGEEHLTLPHVGALFLLAYGGGAAVGVAVAWINMNLRRRLDDPLLGNLVMILAPFTAYLLAELIHASGVLAVVVSGLIMAQVAPSLIRAEHRRQALAFWPLLTFIINGTLFVLVGVELQYALRHLNGSDLQDALTAIGVVSVVLVVVRFAFLFSSAYLIRAIDRRPQQQELRISHRARVVSGLAGFRGAVSLAVALSVPETLDSGAPFPDRAFIVFVTSGVIVVTLVVQGLLLPGVVRWARLPRDTSVDEEEVLADTMATEEAVQAIPRLAEELGTTPKVTEWLRQEYEAHLATVRARGAGSDGDPALLHNRHYTELRLALIAHKRATVVRLRDERHIDDTVLRRLQAALDNEEVRLAGREQAE; translated from the coding sequence GTGATCGGTCTCGAACTCGTCGTGCTCCTGGGTGTGGCCGTGCTGGTCGGCCAGTTCGTCGCGCAGCGGCTGGGCGTGGCACCACCCGTCGTGCTGCTTGTCGTGGGTGCCCTTGTCGGGCTGGTCCCGGCCGTGCGCCAGACGCAGCTTCCCCCGGAAGTGGTGCTGCTGCTCTTCCTGCCGGTGCTGCTGTATTGGGAGAGCCTCACGACGTCCATGCGGGAGATCCGTACGAACCTGCGCGGCATCGCCCTGCTCAGCACGGTCCTGGTGATTCTCACCGCGTGGGCCGTCGCGGTCGCCGGGCACGCGCTCGGTCTGCCGTGGGGACCGGCGTGGGCGCTGGGCGCGGCCGTGGCTCCGACCGACGCCACAGCGGTGGGCGTCCTGGCCCGCTCCCTGCCGCGCCGTCAGGTCACCGTGCTGCGTGCCGAAAGCCTCGTCAACGACGGCACCGCACTGGTCATCTTCGGCCTGGCGGTCGGTCTCACCGTCGGCGAGGAACACCTCACCCTTCCGCACGTCGGCGCACTGTTCCTCCTGGCCTACGGCGGAGGGGCCGCAGTCGGCGTGGCGGTCGCCTGGATCAACATGAACCTGCGGCGGCGCCTGGACGATCCCCTGCTCGGCAATCTCGTCATGATCCTTGCGCCGTTCACGGCGTATCTGCTCGCCGAGCTGATCCACGCTTCAGGCGTCCTCGCGGTCGTCGTGAGCGGGCTGATCATGGCCCAGGTGGCTCCCAGCCTCATCCGCGCCGAGCACCGCCGCCAGGCCCTGGCGTTCTGGCCACTGCTCACCTTCATCATCAACGGCACACTTTTCGTCCTGGTCGGAGTGGAACTCCAGTACGCGCTCCGCCACTTGAACGGATCCGACCTCCAGGACGCCCTGACCGCGATCGGAGTGGTCAGCGTGGTGCTGGTCGTGGTCCGGTTCGCGTTCCTGTTCTCCTCCGCCTACCTGATCCGCGCCATCGACCGGCGTCCTCAGCAGCAGGAACTGAGAATCAGTCACCGGGCCCGTGTCGTCAGCGGACTTGCGGGCTTCCGCGGCGCGGTGTCGCTCGCCGTGGCGCTCTCGGTGCCGGAGACCCTCGACTCCGGCGCTCCCTTCCCCGACCGTGCCTTCATCGTCTTCGTCACCTCCGGCGTCATCGTGGTGACTCTCGTGGTGCAGGGCCTGCTGCTGCCGGGCGTGGTGCGCTGGGCCCGGCTGCCGCGCGACACGTCTGTCGACGAGGAAGAGGTACTCGCCGACACCATGGCCACCGAGGAGGCAGTCCAGGCCATACCGCGACTCGCCGAGGAACTGGGCACCACCCCGAAGGTCACGGAGTGGCTGCGCCAGGAGTACGAGGCCCACCTGGCCACCGTACGGGCCAGGGGCGCAGGCTCCGACGGCGATCCCGCCCTGCTCCACAACCGCCACTACACCGAGCTGCGCCTGGCCCTCATCGCCCACAAACGCGCAACCGTCGTCCGCCTGCGCGACGAACGGCACATCGACGACACCGTGCTGCGCCGGCTCCAGGCCGCCTTGGACAACGAAGAGGTGCGGCTGGCCGGACGCGAGCAGGCGGAGTGA
- a CDS encoding DUF2255 family protein: MTTWTSDELDRIGGADELEMSPLRRDGTLRGPVPIWVVRDGDHLYVRSFRGTDGGWWRTARANHQGRVRSGGVDRDVTFVEVTDSETNDRIDTAYRTKYGRFGGAYVIPMVAARPTTLELVPR, translated from the coding sequence ATGACGACATGGACCAGCGACGAGCTCGACCGAATCGGCGGGGCCGACGAGCTGGAGATGTCGCCGCTCCGGCGTGACGGCACCCTGCGGGGGCCGGTGCCGATCTGGGTCGTCCGCGACGGCGACCATCTCTACGTCCGCTCCTTCCGAGGTACGGACGGCGGTTGGTGGCGCACGGCACGCGCGAATCATCAGGGTCGTGTCCGATCCGGCGGTGTCGACAGGGACGTCACGTTCGTCGAGGTGACGGACTCAGAGACCAACGACCGCATCGACACCGCGTACCGCACCAAGTACGGCCGCTTCGGCGGCGCGTATGTCATTCCCATGGTGGCGGCACGCCCGACGACGCTGGAGCTGGTGCCCAGATGA
- a CDS encoding zinc-dependent alcohol dehydrogenase family protein yields MRATIIHAPGDIRVENAPDPKITASTDAVIRTVATCVCGSDLWSYRGVLPVTEPQPIGHEYVGVVEEVGSGVSGVRPGQFVIGSFVASDNTCPICQAGYHTSCQHAQWVNGAQAEYVRVPLADGTLVATPEQPAEELIPSLLALSDVMGTGWYAAKAAEVEPGSTAVVVGDGAVGLSGVIAAKELGAERIIAMSRHESRQKLALEFGATDIVTERGAEGVARVKELTDGIGADSVLECVGTQESLHQALQSTRPGGNVGFVGFPHGSQIDGQELFFSHVGLRGGPAPVRAYLPDLIERVFSGRINPGMVFDLTLSLNEVAEGYKAMDERRAIKALLRP; encoded by the coding sequence ATGCGAGCAACCATCATTCACGCGCCAGGTGACATCCGGGTGGAGAACGCTCCCGACCCGAAGATCACGGCATCGACGGACGCGGTGATCCGTACCGTCGCCACCTGTGTGTGCGGCTCCGATCTGTGGAGCTACCGGGGTGTCCTGCCGGTCACCGAGCCGCAGCCGATCGGCCACGAGTACGTCGGTGTCGTCGAGGAGGTCGGCAGCGGCGTCTCTGGCGTCAGGCCGGGTCAGTTCGTCATCGGCTCCTTCGTCGCCTCCGACAACACCTGCCCGATCTGCCAGGCCGGCTATCACACCTCATGCCAGCACGCGCAGTGGGTCAACGGCGCCCAGGCCGAGTACGTACGTGTCCCGCTCGCCGACGGCACTCTGGTCGCCACCCCGGAACAGCCGGCCGAGGAGCTCATCCCGAGCCTGCTGGCCCTGTCCGACGTCATGGGTACCGGCTGGTACGCCGCCAAGGCAGCCGAGGTCGAGCCCGGTTCGACGGCCGTGGTCGTCGGCGACGGCGCGGTGGGCCTGTCCGGCGTCATCGCCGCGAAGGAACTGGGCGCCGAACGCATCATCGCCATGAGCCGCCACGAGTCCCGACAGAAGCTGGCCCTGGAGTTCGGCGCCACCGACATCGTCACCGAGCGGGGCGCGGAAGGCGTCGCCCGTGTCAAGGAACTGACGGACGGCATCGGCGCCGACTCGGTCCTCGAGTGCGTCGGCACCCAGGAGTCGCTGCACCAGGCCCTGCAGTCCACCCGCCCGGGCGGCAACGTCGGCTTCGTCGGTTTCCCGCACGGCTCGCAGATCGACGGCCAGGAGCTCTTCTTCTCCCACGTCGGCCTGCGCGGTGGCCCCGCCCCCGTACGCGCCTACCTTCCCGACCTGATCGAGCGCGTCTTCAGCGGCCGTATCAACCCGGGCATGGTCTTCGACCTCACCCTGTCCCTGAACGAGGTCGCCGAAGGTTACAAGGCCATGGACGAGCGCCGCGCCATCAAGGCACTGCTGCGTCCGTGA
- a CDS encoding carboxymuconolactone decarboxylase family protein → MSERKKFAPPAIQEFAPKLAEVTDTVLFGDIWERPGLSPRDRSLVTVTALAALYRGDQLAFHLGKALENGVTKDELIEAITHLAFYAGWPNAMAAMNQLKSIVDNSDQSG, encoded by the coding sequence ATGTCCGAACGGAAGAAGTTCGCGCCGCCGGCCATCCAGGAGTTCGCCCCCAAGCTGGCGGAGGTGACTGACACCGTCCTGTTCGGCGACATCTGGGAGCGGCCGGGTCTGTCCCCGCGTGACCGCAGCCTGGTAACCGTCACCGCTCTCGCCGCCCTGTACCGGGGCGACCAGCTCGCCTTCCACCTCGGCAAGGCGCTGGAGAACGGCGTGACCAAGGACGAGCTGATCGAGGCCATCACCCATCTGGCCTTCTACGCCGGCTGGCCCAACGCCATGGCCGCGATGAACCAGCTCAAGAGCATCGTGGACAACTCCGACCAATCCGGCTGA
- a CDS encoding FAD-dependent monooxygenase, with translation MPGPRIAVVGGGIGGLAAGAFLRRAGLTATVYEQAPALTEVGAGLVVAPNAVRLLRRLGVMDRFLHRAVPLDWGWEFRRWTDGTVLSVEKLSGVCERLYGEATYVVHRADLLDSLRAAVPGEWVRLGARCTAVEARKDVVQLRFADGSHAEADIVIGADGVHSVVRSAVTEPSPPTFSGICAFRTIVPARAAPDFALRRAQTLWLGPGRHFVHYPVAGGQAVNVVAFAPAGDHTDESWSTTATVEEFHAEFADWDPRVTDLITAGGVPGRWSLLDRAPLRRWSRGRITLLGDAAHPMFPFFAQGAAQSVEDAAVLARCLAAYANDPERALKRYEAARIERTTRLQEISHGRRDINHLPDGPEQQARDAALAESDPLVRNGWIYGYDAEEAPTS, from the coding sequence ATGCCGGGTCCGCGCATTGCCGTCGTCGGGGGTGGCATCGGTGGTCTGGCCGCCGGCGCCTTCCTGCGCCGCGCGGGGTTGACGGCGACCGTCTACGAGCAGGCGCCCGCACTCACGGAGGTCGGCGCCGGGCTCGTGGTGGCCCCCAATGCCGTACGGCTGCTCCGGCGCCTCGGTGTCATGGACCGGTTCCTCCACCGGGCCGTACCACTTGACTGGGGTTGGGAGTTCCGCCGCTGGACGGATGGGACAGTGCTCTCGGTCGAGAAGCTGAGCGGTGTCTGCGAGCGGCTCTACGGCGAGGCCACCTACGTCGTGCACCGGGCCGACTTGCTCGACTCGCTCAGGGCGGCTGTGCCCGGTGAGTGGGTGCGCCTGGGCGCGCGCTGCACGGCGGTCGAGGCACGCAAGGACGTCGTGCAGCTGCGCTTCGCCGATGGCAGCCATGCCGAGGCGGACATCGTCATCGGCGCCGACGGGGTGCACTCCGTCGTCCGCAGCGCGGTGACCGAGCCCTCCCCGCCGACGTTTTCCGGTATCTGCGCCTTCCGCACCATCGTGCCGGCCCGAGCCGCGCCCGACTTCGCGCTGCGCCGCGCCCAGACCCTCTGGCTCGGGCCCGGACGGCACTTCGTGCACTACCCGGTCGCCGGTGGGCAGGCCGTCAACGTCGTCGCCTTCGCCCCGGCCGGGGATCACACCGACGAGTCCTGGAGTACGACGGCCACGGTGGAGGAGTTCCATGCCGAGTTCGCCGACTGGGACCCGCGGGTGACGGACCTGATCACCGCCGGCGGTGTGCCCGGGCGCTGGTCGCTGCTGGACCGGGCGCCCCTACGGCGTTGGAGCCGGGGCAGGATCACCTTGCTCGGCGACGCCGCGCACCCCATGTTCCCCTTCTTCGCCCAGGGCGCGGCCCAGTCCGTCGAGGACGCCGCGGTTCTGGCCCGCTGCCTGGCCGCGTATGCGAACGACCCCGAGCGCGCTCTGAAGCGGTACGAGGCGGCGCGGATCGAACGCACCACGCGCCTGCAGGAGATCAGTCATGGTCGCAGAGACATCAACCATCTGCCCGACGGGCCCGAGCAGCAGGCTCGCGACGCCGCACTGGCCGAATCCGATCCGCTGGTGCGCAACGGCTGGATCTACGGCTACGACGCCGAGGAGGCACCCACCTCGTGA
- a CDS encoding IclR family transcriptional regulator — protein MPRTSEPGRTVGSRLLEVLFAFQPGQTALSLADLVRKTGMPHATVRRLAMELADFGALDRRPDGRFTVGLRLWQLGTLAPLTESLRTLAKPFLEDLYTALHQHVQLAVLEGQEAVIIERLSAPEAAELVSQVGGRLPLHCTGVGKVLLSHGGTDLIETVLSGELREYSSRSIVAPEVLRKEIGDCRRTGTATVRGELTPGTDSVATRIVNAEGRVVAALSVVVRTDSVKHQAVLPSVIASGLGISRLLGWRPGVKVRNS, from the coding sequence ATGCCCCGGACCAGCGAGCCCGGCAGGACGGTGGGCTCCCGCCTGCTGGAAGTACTGTTCGCGTTCCAGCCCGGGCAGACTGCGCTCAGCCTCGCCGACCTGGTGCGTAAGACGGGCATGCCGCATGCCACTGTGCGGAGACTGGCCATGGAACTCGCCGACTTCGGCGCGCTGGACCGTCGGCCGGACGGCAGATTCACGGTGGGACTGCGGCTGTGGCAACTCGGGACCCTGGCCCCGCTCACCGAATCACTGCGCACGCTGGCCAAGCCGTTCCTCGAGGATCTCTACACCGCACTCCACCAGCACGTGCAACTGGCGGTCCTGGAGGGCCAGGAAGCCGTGATCATCGAGAGGCTGTCCGCGCCGGAGGCAGCCGAGCTGGTCTCCCAGGTCGGTGGGCGGCTTCCACTGCACTGCACGGGGGTGGGCAAGGTTCTGCTCAGCCACGGCGGTACGGACCTGATCGAGACCGTTCTCTCAGGTGAGCTGCGGGAATACTCCTCGCGAAGCATCGTGGCACCGGAGGTACTGCGCAAGGAGATCGGCGACTGCCGTCGCACGGGAACGGCCACGGTGCGAGGAGAACTGACCCCCGGTACCGATTCGGTGGCCACGCGCATCGTGAACGCCGAAGGCCGGGTCGTAGCGGCGCTGTCCGTGGTCGTGCGCACCGACTCGGTGAAGCACCAGGCGGTGCTTCCGTCCGTGATCGCGAGTGGTCTCGGCATCTCCCGCCTCCTCGGCTGGCGCCCTGGCGTCAAGGTCCGCAACAGCTGA
- a CDS encoding dioxygenase — protein sequence MIIQDEHQLTLAVLAETERADDPRVKEIIQALVRHLHDFAREVRLNEREFDTAPSASVACRTDQGHSVRSRPGLRRTGCASLVAVLRT from the coding sequence GTGATCATCCAAGACGAACACCAGCTCACCCTGGCGGTACTCGCCGAGACGGAGCGGGCCGACGACCCGCGCGTCAAGGAGATCATCCAGGCGCTGGTGCGGCACCTGCATGATTTCGCCCGCGAAGTGCGGCTGAACGAGAGGGAGTTCGACACCGCCCCATCGGCGTCCGTGGCATGTCGCACTGACCAGGGCCACTCGGTTCGGTCGCGTCCGGGACTACGCCGAACTGGCTGTGCCTCGCTCGTCGCCGTGCTCAGAACGTGA